A genomic window from Fibrobacter sp. UWEL includes:
- a CDS encoding Wadjet anti-phage system protein JetD domain-containing protein, translated as MQKYEKSKSYKGENSVRQSFAVEPSKIFAQYEDDFADVDEVKNFEQEAALLQQEGFVEIVCSGNRIAKILAVDTENAWNQIRDILGVKEKKVLQQEALDFYASCLEKHAVISCFCKAQIERINQGKKESYPLDTAKVIVKFLDYILNNQQEILERELSIEVAHDSKLWERSYRSQVCKILCESGTFDELASQELDPKEFEKKILEELNVYPNPSYVHFKGNAKIVFDNGDVVNVLRERPLALPSTALKTITKIEISENVLMTVENLTSFNRVQHDDTFFVYLSGYHNTAKRNFIRLVQQQNASLEFYHFGDIDPDGFLILENLKLKTGIDFKPYCMSVDQLKQYEKYCKPLVENDRIKANGLIKSGKYVEIAQYMQDNNVKLEQEIISWNER; from the coding sequence TTGCAGAAGTATGAAAAGAGCAAAAGCTATAAAGGCGAAAACTCTGTTCGCCAATCCTTTGCAGTAGAGCCGTCAAAGATCTTCGCCCAGTACGAAGATGATTTTGCAGATGTAGATGAGGTCAAAAATTTTGAGCAAGAAGCCGCATTGCTTCAGCAGGAAGGCTTCGTTGAAATCGTTTGCTCTGGAAATCGCATTGCAAAAATCCTCGCAGTCGATACAGAAAATGCTTGGAATCAAATCCGCGACATTCTTGGCGTAAAAGAAAAAAAAGTCCTTCAGCAGGAAGCCTTGGATTTCTATGCATCTTGCCTGGAGAAGCATGCTGTTATAAGCTGCTTTTGTAAAGCGCAAATTGAACGCATCAATCAAGGTAAAAAAGAATCCTATCCTCTGGATACTGCAAAAGTCATTGTAAAGTTCCTTGATTACATCCTGAACAATCAACAGGAAATTCTTGAACGTGAATTGTCCATCGAAGTCGCTCACGATTCAAAACTTTGGGAAAGGTCCTATAGATCCCAGGTGTGCAAGATTTTGTGCGAGAGTGGTACGTTTGATGAATTGGCTTCTCAGGAATTGGATCCCAAAGAATTTGAAAAGAAAATCCTGGAAGAATTGAACGTCTATCCCAATCCCTCGTATGTGCATTTCAAAGGCAATGCAAAGATTGTCTTTGATAACGGTGACGTTGTAAACGTTTTACGAGAAAGACCGTTGGCTTTACCTTCTACGGCCCTCAAAACAATAACGAAGATTGAAATCTCTGAAAACGTCTTGATGACGGTTGAAAACTTAACGTCGTTCAATCGTGTTCAGCACGATGATACGTTCTTTGTTTATCTAAGCGGCTATCATAATACTGCCAAGCGCAATTTTATCCGGTTGGTACAACAACAAAATGCATCATTGGAATTTTATCACTTCGGTGACATTGATCCCGATGGCTTTTTGATTCTTGAAAACCTAAAGCTGAAAACCGGAATAGACTTCAAACCGTATTGCATGAGCGTTGACCAGCTAAAACAATACGAAAAATACTGCAAGCCTCTTGTCGAAAACGACCGGATAAAGGCTAATGGGTTGATTAAATCTGGAAAATATGTTGAAATTGCACAGTACATGCAGGATAATAACGTCAAACTGGAACAGGAAATCATCAGCTGGAACGAAAGATAG